Proteins encoded in a region of the Polyodon spathula isolate WHYD16114869_AA chromosome 9, ASM1765450v1, whole genome shotgun sequence genome:
- the LOC121321267 gene encoding spermatogenesis-associated protein 13-like, whose protein sequence is LLQQMIDIAIDGFLLTPVQKICKYPLQLAELLKYTTPEHSDYENITAAYEAMKNVACLINERKRRLESIDKIAHWQVSIVGWEGDDVLGRSSELIHSGELTRTSKQGKTQQRTFFLFDHQLIYCKKDILRRDMFYYKGRMDMDQMEALDAEDGKDKDFNVNVKNAFKLRNRATEEVSLFCARKPEEKQRWLQACRDERKRVQEDEEMGMEISETRKKQAIVNARQSRRGKMKGMSYNGCPVPPPHQSLHPLHQRHVTVPTSLPQQQVFSLAEPKRKHGPFWQTFTKLTAFKK, encoded by the exons CTGCTGCAGCAGATGATCGACATCGCCATCGACGGCTTCCTGCTCACCCCCGTCCAGAAGATCTGCAAATACCCCCTGCAGCTGGCAGAGCTACTGAAATACACCACTCCAGAGCACAG CGACTACGAGAACATCACGGCAGCCTACGAGGCGATGAAGAACGTTGCCTGCCTTATTAACGAGAGGAAGAGGCGTCTGGAAAGCATAGACAAGATTGCACACTGGCAGGTCTCCATCGTGGGCTGGGAG gGTGATGATGTTTTGGGCCGAAGTTCTGAACTGATCCACTCCGGAGAGCTCACCAGAACCTCGAAGCAAGGCAAGACACAGCAGAGGACCTTCTTTCTGTTCGACCACCAGCTCATCTACTGCAAGAAGGACATCCTGAGACGAGACATGTTCTACTACAAGGGACGCATGGACATGGACCAGATGGAGGCTTTGGACGCCGAGGACGGCAAGGACAAAGACTTCAACGTCAACGTGAAGAACGCCTTCAAGCTCCGGAACAGAGCGACGGAGGAAGTGAGCCTGTTCTGCGCCAGGAAGCCGGAGGAGAAGCAGAGGTGGCTGCAGGCCTGTCGAGATGAGCGGAAGAGGGTTCAGGAGGATGAGGAAATGG GAATGGAAATATCAGAGACCCGGAAGAAGCAAGCCATTGTGAATGCCAGACAGTCGAGACGAGGAAAGATGAAAG GTATGAGCTACAATGGCTGCCCAGTGCCCCCCCCGCACCAGTCCCTGCACCCCCTCCACCAGCGCCACGTCACCGTGCCAACCAGCCTCCCCCAGCAGCAGGTCTTCTCCCTGGCCGAACCCAAGCGCAAGCACGGCCCCTTCTGGCAGACCTTCACCAAGCTCACGGCCTTCAAGAAGTGA
- the c1qtnf9 gene encoding LOW QUALITY PROTEIN: complement C1q and tumor necrosis factor-related protein 9A (The sequence of the model RefSeq protein was modified relative to this genomic sequence to represent the inferred CDS: substituted 1 base at 1 genomic stop codon), translating into MQGLPLSTMTSVLVLLIGQVSADEVTRRDGCLSGHPGIPGDPGHNGIPGRDGRDGWKGDKGDSGELGACGPPGNDGSKGDKGDPGLPGLSGVKGRXGETAERGAPGKLGPQGVPGPVGSTGQKGELGLPGPQGPKGEVGPRGPQGLQGVVGPQGEIGYPGPIGPTGIEGPKGEIGVPGHKGNIGHQGEKGDRGEVGEKGAARDMPTVYRSAFSAGLTDLSKFPPANAPIKFDKIIYNRQGHYEPSTGVFTCVFPGTYYFTYHITVYTRSVKVALVKSGTRVLHTANMYQSSEDQASGGAVLQLRDGDTVWLQVIGGEFSNGLFADEDDDTTFTGFLLFAD; encoded by the exons ATGCAGGGGCTCCCACTGTCCACAATGACCTCTGTGTTGGTGCTGCTGATCGGGCAGGTGAGTGCTGATGAAGTGACGAGACGGGACGGCTGCCTGTCGGGACACCCTGGAATTCCAGGGGACCCCGGCCACAACGGGATACCAGGACGGGATGGGCGAGACGGATGGAAAGGAGACAAGGGAGACTCAG GTGAGCTGGGTGCTTGTGGTCCCCCTGGCAATGATGGCTCGAAGGGAGATAAAGGAGACCCAG GCCTTCCAGGCCTTTCTGGTGTCAAAGGGAGGTGAGGCGAGACGGCCGAGAGGGGAGCCCCTGGAAAGTTGGGCCCCCAGGGGGTTCCTGGGCCTGTGGGCAGTACAGGACAAAAAGGGGAGCTTGGGCTTCCAGGGCCACAGGGGCCTAAGGGAGAAGTGGGCCCCCGGGGGCCACAGGGGCTGCAGGGAGTGGTCGGCCCCCAAGGAGAGATTGGGTACCCCGGGCCTATAGGGCCTACTGGCATAGAAGGGCCGAAGGGTGAGATAGGGGTCCCGGGTCACAAAGGCAACATTGGGCACCAAGGCGAGAAAGGGGATCGAGGAGAGGTAGGAGAGAAGGGAGCTGCCAGAGACATGCCCACCGTTTATCGTAGTGCCTTCTCTGCTGGCCTGACCGACCTCTCCAAGTTCCCTCCTGCCAACGCTCCCATCAAGTTCGACAAGATCATCTACAACCGGCAGGGCCACTACGAGCCCTCGACGGGCGTGTTCACATGCGTGTTCCCGGGGACCTATTACTTCACCTACCACATCACCGTGTACACGAGGAGCGTGAAGGTGGCGCTGGTGAAGAGCGGCACACGAGTGCTGCACACGGCCAACATGTACCAGAGCAGCGAGGACCAGGCCTCGGGGGGCGCCGTGCTGCAGCTCAGGGATGGGGACACGGTGTGGCTGCAGGTCATCGGAGGGGAGTTCTCCAATGGACTATTCGCCGACGAGGATGACGACACCACCTTCACAGGCTTCCTGCTGTTTGCAGATTGA
- the LOC121321269 gene encoding complement C1q and tumor necrosis factor-related protein 9-like: MQFAAVVLLALVLMGCCVQEVVLEDRLKECNAGIPGIPGSPGLHGPAGRDGRDGNPGHHGEKGEPGPKGEKGLEGHPGKMGPHGMKGEKGESGQPGEAGPAGPPGLVKSQIVAFHVGLSSSKPPADSPIKFTKIFYNDQRAYDAAKGEFTAPWSGLYFFTYQLTVVSVNVKVTLRKNGEVVQYTQCDDLGKTIQASGAAVISLRKSDRVWLQVYDSSYNGLYVDSNDDTTFTGFLLYLLDCSQLVKAGWSHLSPVDGAGDLFEKMPGVAVLLCVVVLVEMGTVLSIEEKPCQPLIPCTPGAQGPPGVPGRDGRDGPAGPPGAKGEPGAPGERGHRGPPGKAGPPGALDPSIQGGSAAEVCAFHVGLGAGGPAAGEPIKFTKVIYNEQNAYSPVSGKFTAPVPGLYFFTYQITVFKNSMWVTLMKNNQKVQYTYMANLKQTTQASGASLLKLGVGEEVWLQVHDSQNGLYADTNDDTTFTGFLLQQISG, encoded by the exons ATGCAGTTTGCCGCTGTGGTTCTGCTGGCTCTTGTCCTCATGGGGTGCTGTGTCCAGGAGGTGGTGCTGGAGGACAGATTGAAGGAGTGCAATGCTGGCATTCCTGGGATCCCCGGCTCCCCTGGGTTACACGGGCCAGCTGGCAGGGACGGCAGGGATGGGAATCCGGGACACCACGGAGAGAAGGGAGAGCCAG GGCCAAAGGGAGAGAAGGGCCTCGAGGGCCACCCTGGAAAGATGGGCCCCCACGGAATGAAAGGAGAAAAAGGAGAGTCTG GACAACCTGGAGAGGCAGGTCCAGCTGGACCACCGGGATTGGTGAAATCGCAGATCGTCGCCTTCCATGTTGGGCTGTCATCGAGCAAACCCCCTGCAGACTCCCCCATCAAATTCACCAAGATCTTCTACAACGACCAGCGGGCCTACGATGCGGCTAAAGGGGAGTTCACAGCACCGTGGAGCGGGCTGTACTTCTTCACATACCAGCTCACTGTAGTGAGTGTGAACGTTAAAGTGACCCTGAGGAAGAACGGCGAGGTGGTCCAGTACACGCAGTGTGATGACCTCGGAAAGACCATCCAGGCATCGGGAGCCGCGGTCATCAGCCTGCGCAAATCTGACAGAGTCTGGCTGCAGGTGTACGACAGCTCTTACAACGGTTTGTATGTAGACAGTAATGACGATACCACTTTCACAGGCTTCCTGCTTTATCTTTTAGA ctgcagccagctggtgaaggctGGCTGGTCGCatttgtctcctgtggatggcgcTGGTGATTTG TTTGAGAAGATGCCTGGAGtcgctgtgctgctgtgtgtcgtggtgctggtggagatggggacagtcCTTTCCATCGAGGAGAAGCCATGCCAGCCCTTGATACCTTGCACTCCTGGGGCACAAGGCCCACCGGGGGTACCCGGCAGAGACGGGCGAGACGGGCCGGCAGGACCCCCAGGCGCGAAGGGGGAGCCAG GTGCACCCGGAGAGAGGGGCCACAGGGGGCCCCCTGGTAAAGCCGGGCCCCCAGGAGCCCTTGACCCTTCCATTCAGGGAGGAAGTGCAGCGGAAGTATGTGCATTCCACGTGGGTCTGGGGGCGGGAGGTCCCGCTGCCGGGGAGCCTATTAAATTCACTAAGGTGATCTACAATGAGCAGAATGCATACAGCCCTGTGTCCGGTAAATTCACCGCCCCAGTCCCTGGGCTCTACTTCTTTACCTATCAGATCACagttttcaaaaacagcatgtgGGTCACGTTGATGAAGAACAACCAGAAGGTCCAGTACACCTACATGGCTAACTTGAAGCAGACCACTCAGGCGTCCGGGGCCTCTCTTCTGAAGCTCGGTGTGGGAGAGGAAGTCTGGCTGCAGGTTCACGACTCTCAGAACGGACTCTATGCAGATACAAACGACGACACCACCTTCACTGGGTTCCTACTGCAGCAGATCAGTGGCTAG